The window ATGAATAATGAAGCTTTAATAGATTCTTTTTCAAATTTCAAATATGAAAAAAATATAGATAGAGTAAGTCTTATGGCTATTTTAGAAGAATCTATACGATGCGTTTTAAGAAAAAAATATGATTCATCTAAAAATTATGATATTATTGTAAATCCGGATCAAGGAGATTTAGAAATATGGAGAAATCGTATCGTTGTACAAGATGGAAAAATAAAGGATCTAAATAAAGAAATTGAACTATCGATTGCACGTAAAATAGAACCTGATTTTGAAATAGGAGAAGAAGTAACAGAAAAAGTTGAGCTAAAATCTTTAGGTAGAAGAGCAATTTTATCTTTAAAACAAAATTTGCTTTCAAAAATAAATGAATATGATAATACAAATACTTATAAAAAATTCAAAAATAAAATAGGAGAAATTATGAATGTTGAAGTATATCATATTCTACCAAAACAAATCATCATGAGAGATGAAGAACAAAACGAAATGGTTTTACCTAAACAAGAACAAATACCAAGTGATTTTTTTAGAAAAGGAGATCCCGTAAAAGCATTAGTGAAACGAGTAGATTGGAAAGATAATAAGCCTTTTGCAATTCTTACTAGAAAAGATGAAGCTTTTTTGGAAGAACTTTTTAAGTTAGAAATACCAGAAGTTTCTGATGGGTTAATTACAGTTAAAAAAGTAGCACGTATACCAGGTGAAAAAGCTAAAATTGCTGTAGAATCTTATGATGATCGTATTGATCCAATTGGAGCTTGTGTAGGGATGAAAGGATCTAGAATACATCCTATTGTTAGAGAATTAAAAAATGAAAATATAGATGTAATTAATTATACCTCTAATACACAATTGTACATAACAAGATCACTTAGTCCTGCTAAAGTTTCTATGATGGAAGTAAATGAGGAACACAAGTATGTAAACGTATATGTCAAACTTGAAGAAATATCAAAAGCAATTGGAAGAGGTGGGCAAAATATAAAATTAGCTAGTCAATTAACTGGATATAAAATTCATATATTTAGAGATTATCCTTATGAAGATGACGTAGAATTAACGGAATTTTCAGATGAAATAGAACCAGAAGTATTAGAAAAATTTCATAAAATTGGCTTAAATACTGCAAAATCTGTTTTAAATTATAGTAGAAATGACTTAAGTAGATGTACCAATCTTGAAACAAAAATAATCAACAAGATAGTTAATATATTGAAAAAAGAATTTGAGGAGGAATTAAATATAAATACATAAGTTTTTATTACTAAATTTTTATTTATGACGGATAAAATAAGATTAAAAACAGTATTAACCAAATTTAATATTTCTTTACAAAGAGTAATTAATTTTTTACAAAAAAAAGGAATTGAAATAGAACATAATCCTAATACAAAAATAGAAGAAAAGGTATACAAATTTCTTGTTAGAGAATTTCAAACTTATAAAGAAATACGGGATGCCTCTGAAAAAGTTGTTTTACAAAAAAGGATGGAAAAAGAAAAAATAAAAGAAGAATTACTAAAATCAAAACATATTCATGCTCCTCAAATTATACGTGCTCGATCAGAAAATTTTATTAAATTCAAAAAAATAGGAAAAATAAATATTGTAGATAAAAAATATGATACTGAAGAAAAAAAAAATAATAAAGAAAAAAAAATAGAAACAAAATTTATAAATAACAAACCTGAACATATTGATACTATCTATCAAAAATTAGATGGAGTCATGTTAACAGGAGATAGAATTGATTTATCTCAATTTGAAAAAAAAAGAACAAAACAAGAAAATAACATCAAAAAAAAACGAAAAAGAATTAAAAAAGAAATTTTTATTGATGAAATGAAAAATCTTTCTGTAAGAAAAAAACAGGAAAAAGATAAAGAAAAAAAACATTTTTCTTCTAGTTCTAGTGAAAAAAAAATAGAAAAAACTAAAAATAAAAAAAATTTCAAAAAATTAGTAGTTACTGACGAACAAATAGAAAAACAAATAAAAGAAACTTTAGAAAAGTTATCATCTAAAGGTATCAAATCAAAAGCTTCAAAAATTAGAAAAGAAAAACGTCAATACAAAAAAGAAAAAAGACTTATACAAAATGAAATAGAAAATGAAAAAAAGGAAAAAATTCTAAAAGTAGCTGAATTTACTACCGTGAATGAA of the Blattabacterium cuenoti genome contains:
- the nusA gene encoding transcription termination factor NusA; the protein is MNNEALIDSFSNFKYEKNIDRVSLMAILEESIRCVLRKKYDSSKNYDIIVNPDQGDLEIWRNRIVVQDGKIKDLNKEIELSIARKIEPDFEIGEEVTEKVELKSLGRRAILSLKQNLLSKINEYDNTNTYKKFKNKIGEIMNVEVYHILPKQIIMRDEEQNEMVLPKQEQIPSDFFRKGDPVKALVKRVDWKDNKPFAILTRKDEAFLEELFKLEIPEVSDGLITVKKVARIPGEKAKIAVESYDDRIDPIGACVGMKGSRIHPIVRELKNENIDVINYTSNTQLYITRSLSPAKVSMMEVNEEHKYVNVYVKLEEISKAIGRGGQNIKLASQLTGYKIHIFRDYPYEDDVELTEFSDEIEPEVLEKFHKIGLNTAKSVLNYSRNDLSRCTNLETKIINKIVNILKKEFEEELNINT